One segment of Zonotrichia albicollis isolate bZonAlb1 chromosome 4, bZonAlb1.hap1, whole genome shotgun sequence DNA contains the following:
- the LOC141728785 gene encoding uncharacterized protein LOC141728785, with amino-acid sequence MVKQWPLKGKSLKHAHELVEEQYSKGHLKLSTSPWNTPIFVIKKKSGKYRLIHDLRAVNDQMEPMGALQPGLPNPAMIPEHWPLLIIDLKDCFFTIGLHPNDMKRFAFTLPAINRGEPDKRFEWTSHLQGLCGCLLSGLNLLLMQPLVDRLTEEDKERLGKKLLLVLQPLLLQLKGYSKAVDRALTHYCWTTQELIGFIDSLSTFCLTNPAKEHCLDCHDPHCAAWIALRCGGCDRTFWLEQSLLWDLWCHTCEHEHRWGKSWQDELRRQTGQNAYIALSLYESPEQKILAYYRWEVQCVVNRIKVQSKSRIVSVRCRKVVPLTQRSIVGPFKGNPERALDCCIEKLQKLSLQVAGPAEVGAARLKIDKKRKAKKGTTSCK; translated from the coding sequence atggttaagcaatggccactAAAAGGGAAAAGCCTTAAGCATGCTCATGAATTGGTAgaggaacaatattcaaagggacatttaaaACTTTCCACGAGCCCTtggaatacacctatttttgtgatcaaaaagaaatcagggaaatatcgTTTAATACATGATTTGAGGGCTGTAAATGACCAAATGGAACCTATGGGGGCCTTACAGCCTGGTCTTCCAAATCCAGCTATGATTCCAGAACACTGGCCACTCTTAATTATTGACctaaaggattgttttttcaccATTGGCCTGCATCCTAATGATAtgaagagatttgcttttactttaccagcaataaatcgtggagaaccagataaaagatttgaatggACATCTCACCtacagggcctctgtgggtgcctgctaagtggactaaacctgcttttgatgcagccttTGGTGGACCGCCTCAcggaggaggacaaggagcgACTGGGGAAGAAACTGCTTCTGGTCCTACAACCGCTACTGCTACAGCTGAAGGGATACTCAAAAGCGGTGGACAGAGCACTGACACACTACTGTTGGACAACCCAGGAGCTGATTGGTTTTATTGACTCATTATCAACTTTTTGTTTAACAAATCCAGCAAAGGAACATTGCCTTGACTGTCACGATCCACATTGTGCTGCCTGGATAGCCCTACGTTGTGGGGGTTGTGATAGAACTTTTTGGTTAGAACAATCATTATTGTGGGATTTGTGGTGTCACACTTGTGAACACGAGCACCGGTGGGGTAAAAGTTGGCAAGATGAATTAAGGAGACAAACAGGGCAAAATGCGTATATAGCTCTAAGTCTTTATGAGTCTCCTGAACAGAAAATTCTTGCTTATTATCGATGGGAAGTACAATGTGTCGTGAATAGAATTAAGGTTCAAAGTAAATCACGCATAGTCTCTGTAAGGTGTAGGAAAGTAGTACCTTTAACACAGCGCTCAATTGTAGGGCCCTTCAAGGGAAATCCTGAAAGGGCACTAGACTGCTGCATTGAAAAGTTGCAAAAATTGAGTTTGCAAGTGGCAGGACCAGCAGAAGTAGGAGCAGCAAGATTGAAGATAgataagaaaaggaaggcaaaaaagggaACGACCTCGTGTAAATAA